In a genomic window of Candidatus Chazhemtobacterium aquaticus:
- a CDS encoding Fic family protein, whose amino-acid sequence MFEPKYTISNNLLRFVGLVEAAKEVVNNAPLVPAWEAKFKEEAVVRTVHFGTHVEGNDLTLEQAEQVVRQETERGALAAEVAEKAGITARDRDVQEVINYRNVLSYLDDLVEDYLSRGGKFEYSQKQLLQIHALTMERVIEPHKVGVYRQDQVVIRGVKDGEVVYRPPNAVEVPYQIEDFFVWLNSAKAGEMHPVIRAGVVHFELSRIHPFIEGNGRVARAMALLVLAVEGIDARRFFSIEEHFDRNVETYYDAFVKVFESGGDMTSWLEFFAEAMAIEMDKVKEKVKKLSVDNRLRGRMGKQVALKERQIRLIEYLETHEWMTMTEARKLLPMVSDDTILRDLKDLMKKSLVKKRGKTKGAKYSLKVLR is encoded by the coding sequence ATGTTTGAGCCTAAGTATACGATTTCTAATAACTTGTTGAGGTTTGTTGGTTTGGTTGAGGCGGCAAAAGAAGTAGTTAATAATGCTCCTCTGGTACCGGCATGGGAGGCAAAATTTAAGGAGGAAGCGGTGGTGCGAACAGTACATTTTGGGACTCATGTTGAGGGGAATGATTTAACTTTGGAGCAGGCAGAGCAGGTGGTAAGACAGGAGACTGAAAGAGGTGCGTTGGCTGCTGAGGTGGCAGAGAAAGCGGGTATTACGGCTAGAGATAGAGATGTTCAGGAAGTGATTAACTATCGAAATGTTTTGAGTTATCTTGATGATTTGGTTGAAGATTATTTAAGTAGGGGTGGAAAGTTTGAGTATTCTCAGAAACAATTATTGCAGATACACGCTTTGACGATGGAGAGAGTAATTGAGCCACACAAGGTGGGAGTATATCGACAAGATCAGGTGGTAATAAGAGGGGTGAAAGATGGAGAGGTGGTTTATCGACCACCTAATGCAGTGGAGGTTCCATATCAGATTGAGGACTTTTTCGTATGGTTGAATAGCGCAAAGGCTGGTGAGATGCATCCAGTTATTAGGGCGGGTGTAGTACATTTCGAGTTGTCGAGAATCCATCCGTTTATAGAGGGTAATGGGCGGGTGGCTAGAGCCATGGCCTTATTAGTGCTAGCAGTAGAAGGAATAGATGCGAGAAGGTTCTTTAGCATCGAAGAACATTTTGATCGGAATGTGGAGACTTACTATGATGCTTTTGTCAAAGTGTTTGAGTCAGGAGGAGATATGACTAGTTGGCTCGAGTTTTTTGCTGAGGCAATGGCGATAGAGATGGATAAAGTTAAGGAAAAGGTAAAGAAATTGTCAGTGGATAACAGGTTGCGGGGTAGAATGGGTAAGCAGGTAGCCTTGAAAGAGAGACAAATTAGGTTGATAGAGTATTTGGAGACTCATGAATGGATGACGATGACAGAGGCAAGAAAGTTGTTGCCCATGGTGAGTGATGACACGATTTTGCGAGATTTAAAAGATTTGATGAAAAAAAGTTTGGTAAAAAAGCGAGGAAAAACTAAGGGTGCAAAATATTCTCTAAAGGTTTTAAGATAG
- a CDS encoding DUF5654 family protein, with translation MAKKIEPPNSFRDLPLATIKQMLTLATSGFGLVAALAWNEVIKETVNLYIRPYFAKGSGLISLFIYAIAITALAVIVTLQLTKLQTQLESSSQPKKTKKRSN, from the coding sequence ATGGCCAAAAAGATAGAACCACCCAACTCGTTCCGCGACCTTCCTCTAGCTACGATTAAACAGATGCTCACCCTTGCTACCTCAGGTTTTGGTCTTGTTGCAGCTCTTGCTTGGAATGAAGTTATCAAAGAGACTGTTAATCTCTATATCCGACCATACTTCGCCAAAGGATCAGGCCTCATCTCTCTATTTATCTACGCTATCGCTATTACCGCGCTCGCCGTCATCGTTACTCTCCAGTTAACCAAACTCCAAACCCAACTCGAATCCTCCTCCCAACCTAAAAAAACCAAAAAACGTTCTAACTAG
- a CDS encoding ADP-dependent NAD(P)H-hydrate dehydratase: protein MRKKFESGDLISLWRPEATMTKFDGGQVVIVGGSSLFHGAPVLALKAASRLVDMVYFASGEENRDIAEKIKTSLSAFIWIPRDELDEYIKKSDVVLIGPGLMRYVSEKGGHNGQVCDGEGRETKALTERLVSEFPLKKWALDGGSLQVMDDGLIPLGAVVTPNTKEYEMLFRERINWRDFDGVVEKVERQAVKHGCVIALKGVVSVVSDGNSTYLVEGGSPGLSKGGTGDVVAGLTAGLLVKNPPVLAAAAANFLVKKTAEELDSERGEMFNADDLVERVPVVYKRSLMETS from the coding sequence ATGAGAAAAAAGTTTGAGAGTGGTGATTTGATTAGTTTGTGGCGCCCAGAAGCGACAATGACTAAGTTTGATGGAGGCCAGGTGGTAATTGTTGGAGGTTCGAGTCTGTTTCATGGTGCGCCGGTGTTGGCGCTTAAGGCTGCTAGTCGGTTGGTTGATATGGTTTATTTTGCCTCTGGTGAAGAAAATCGAGATATAGCCGAGAAGATTAAGACGAGTTTGAGTGCGTTTATCTGGATACCTAGGGATGAATTGGATGAGTATATTAAGAAATCCGACGTGGTACTGATCGGGCCCGGGTTGATGAGGTATGTGAGTGAGAAAGGGGGGCATAATGGTCAGGTGTGTGACGGAGAGGGTCGTGAGACCAAAGCTTTAACTGAACGACTAGTTAGTGAGTTTCCGTTAAAAAAGTGGGCATTAGATGGTGGGAGCTTGCAGGTGATGGATGATGGGTTGATTCCATTGGGAGCAGTAGTGACACCTAATACGAAGGAGTACGAGATGCTTTTTAGAGAGAGGATAAACTGGCGAGATTTTGATGGTGTAGTAGAGAAGGTTGAGAGGCAGGCGGTTAAGCATGGGTGTGTAATTGCTCTTAAGGGAGTGGTGAGCGTGGTGAGTGATGGTAATAGTACATATTTGGTTGAAGGTGGGAGTCCGGGTTTGAGTAAAGGGGGAACGGGTGATGTGGTAGCTGGTTTGACGGCTGGATTATTGGTTAAAAACCCTCCTGTGTTGGCAGCGGCAGCGGCAAACTTCTTAGTAAAGAAAACGGCTGAGGAGTTAGATAGTGAGAGAGGGGAGATGTTTAATGCAGATGATTTGGTAGAGAGAGTTCCAGTTGTTTATAAGAGAAGCTTGATGGAGACTAGTTAG
- the recF gene encoding DNA replication/repair protein RecF (All proteins in this family for which functions are known are DNA-binding proteins that assist the filamentation of RecA onto DNA for the initiation of recombination or recombinational repair.), whose product MRLATLSLEGYRSYEKKRIEFGEAVTVVVGPNAIGKTNVLEGLRLISVGESFRAGRIEEMVRFGEEMGRVEVVVEDEGEETKLSVILTRGEMGGKRVAKRRYLINDVGKKKEDFVGMLPTVVFRPEDLELMDGSPSLRRKWFDGVLVQERGEYRRSLMAYEKALRRRNRVLEAVREGEVSKYQLTFWDGLVIKHGQVITEMRERLVGYINDVFSRSDLFDGLRIEYDKSLINERRIKQYEREEIMAGHTLVGPHKDDFVVISVDGGERDLSVYGSRGEQRMAVLGLKMGELLYLEEALKKKVVLLLDDVFSEFDEEHAVEVHRVMLERQVVVTTTNEDDLSGLENVKVIKLEE is encoded by the coding sequence ATGAGGTTGGCAACTTTAAGTTTGGAGGGGTATAGAAGCTATGAAAAAAAACGAATTGAGTTTGGTGAGGCGGTGACGGTGGTAGTGGGGCCTAATGCTATTGGAAAGACGAATGTATTAGAGGGTTTGAGGTTGATATCTGTGGGTGAAAGTTTTCGGGCTGGCAGAATAGAAGAGATGGTTCGTTTTGGCGAGGAGATGGGGAGGGTAGAGGTAGTGGTAGAGGATGAAGGCGAGGAGACGAAGCTTTCAGTGATCTTAACTAGAGGGGAGATGGGTGGAAAGCGAGTGGCAAAGAGAAGATATTTGATTAATGATGTTGGCAAGAAAAAAGAAGATTTTGTTGGCATGTTGCCGACAGTGGTGTTTAGACCAGAGGATTTGGAGTTAATGGATGGATCACCATCGTTGAGAAGAAAGTGGTTTGATGGAGTGTTGGTTCAAGAGAGGGGTGAATATCGAAGAAGTTTGATGGCATATGAGAAGGCTTTAAGGAGGAGAAATAGAGTCTTGGAGGCGGTGAGAGAAGGAGAAGTGAGTAAGTATCAATTGACTTTTTGGGACGGATTGGTGATAAAACACGGTCAGGTTATTACAGAGATGCGAGAAAGATTAGTGGGGTATATTAATGATGTTTTTTCGAGAAGTGATTTGTTTGATGGATTAAGAATTGAGTATGACAAGAGTTTGATTAATGAGAGAAGAATAAAACAGTACGAGCGCGAGGAGATAATGGCTGGTCACACTTTAGTTGGTCCTCACAAGGATGATTTTGTGGTCATTTCGGTTGATGGTGGAGAGAGAGATTTGTCGGTGTATGGTTCGAGGGGTGAACAACGAATGGCTGTATTGGGACTGAAAATGGGGGAGTTGTTGTATTTGGAGGAAGCATTGAAGAAGAAGGTGGTATTGTTGTTGGATGATGTTTTTTCTGAGTTTGATGAGGAACATGCAGTGGAAGTACATAGGGTGATGTTGGAAAGGCAGGTAGTAGTTACGACTACCAATGAGGATGACTTGAGTGGTTTGGAGAATGTAAAGGTGATTAAATTGGAAGAATGA
- a CDS encoding alpha/beta fold hydrolase, which translates to MNKTINIALVSHVDWTSHGGVQKHTLALGEALKKLGVSVTYISPTPQKTDPPQPHIQIGQLIRVPTPNGSWGSISRTIKTPNQIRDIITKNKFDLLHFQELIAPSISWQIIKVSSVPNLATFHTGWNKDAPQENLQPLINQIGQNLKPYLTASIAVSPTAAQTNRQIIQPPLHIIPNAVDLSLFTARHPKPKHIDSNKLNLLFIGRFEERKGLPHLLQALKYLPSNLKTQINLNIIGSGPQIQLVKKQIKELNNKPTINLLGYVSDSQKAAYLQHSDLFIAPSTGGESFGIVLIESLAAGTPVIAGNNDGYSYLLRHYPYKDGIVDVTNHHLFAQIITHLATHPRLRRQLSRWGKTFANQYSADKIALKHLNLYQKILSNYQPLIYSPPRSPHNIGFYKTQSKPKKILLLHGQKGGALRFKSIITYLSRDYQVIAPDLPGYGNSPTNQPHTTDHYTNILKHWISDQKLSNFSIIGLSMGGIIAIKLLKKLKFQPEKLILLATPVSHKHLTLNTKQNLIKFLTHPYLLKYPQIYQGIDRIIKSDRLMTTLYQLIQPNIIDPKTLAYEIDQWRQQPSRVMAETAHDLLQTDLTQEPPNNVPTIYLYTPKDNYVNMKQTIPAIKAILPNTRFVSLNLDKHVPQGEISLQLVKQLTKSIKL; encoded by the coding sequence GTGAATAAAACAATCAACATCGCATTAGTATCTCACGTTGACTGGACTTCTCATGGAGGAGTTCAAAAACACACCCTAGCTCTAGGAGAAGCCCTCAAAAAACTTGGTGTTTCCGTTACCTATATCTCACCTACTCCTCAAAAAACCGATCCGCCCCAACCTCATATCCAAATCGGTCAACTCATTCGTGTACCCACACCAAATGGGTCTTGGGGAAGTATTAGTCGTACCATCAAAACTCCCAACCAAATCCGCGACATTATTACTAAAAACAAATTTGATCTGCTCCATTTTCAGGAACTAATTGCCCCCTCTATCAGCTGGCAAATCATCAAGGTTTCCTCGGTTCCCAACTTAGCCACTTTTCACACTGGCTGGAATAAAGACGCCCCCCAAGAAAATCTCCAACCACTTATCAATCAAATTGGCCAAAACCTTAAACCGTACCTAACCGCCAGTATTGCCGTCTCACCCACCGCCGCCCAAACCAATAGACAAATTATCCAACCTCCCCTCCACATCATTCCCAACGCTGTAGACCTAAGCCTCTTTACTGCCAGACATCCAAAACCAAAACATATCGACTCCAACAAATTAAACCTTCTCTTCATTGGCCGTTTTGAAGAACGCAAAGGTCTCCCTCATCTTCTTCAAGCTCTCAAATATCTACCCTCAAATCTCAAAACCCAAATTAATCTCAATATAATCGGCTCCGGTCCCCAAATCCAACTTGTCAAAAAACAAATTAAAGAACTTAACAACAAACCAACTATCAATCTCTTAGGTTACGTATCAGATTCTCAAAAAGCCGCCTATCTTCAACACTCAGACCTTTTCATAGCTCCCTCAACAGGTGGAGAAAGTTTCGGCATTGTTCTCATCGAGTCTTTAGCAGCTGGCACCCCTGTCATTGCTGGCAACAATGATGGCTATTCGTATCTCCTTCGCCATTATCCATACAAAGACGGTATTGTTGACGTCACCAACCACCATCTCTTTGCTCAAATCATAACCCACCTTGCCACCCATCCAAGACTTAGACGCCAACTCTCGCGCTGGGGTAAAACCTTCGCCAACCAATACTCCGCTGACAAAATTGCCCTAAAGCATCTAAATCTCTACCAAAAAATACTTTCAAACTATCAACCCCTCATCTACTCACCCCCTCGCTCACCTCACAATATCGGATTCTACAAAACTCAATCTAAGCCTAAAAAAATTCTCCTCCTCCATGGCCAAAAAGGCGGAGCTCTTCGCTTCAAATCCATCATCACTTATCTAAGTCGAGATTACCAAGTCATCGCTCCCGATCTCCCTGGCTATGGCAATTCACCAACCAATCAACCTCACACTACCGACCACTATACAAACATCCTAAAACACTGGATCTCTGACCAAAAACTATCCAACTTCTCAATTATTGGCTTATCTATGGGGGGTATCATTGCCATTAAACTCCTCAAAAAACTCAAGTTCCAGCCTGAAAAACTAATTCTCTTGGCCACTCCAGTCAGTCACAAACATCTTACTCTAAACACCAAACAAAACCTGATTAAGTTTCTCACTCACCCATACTTACTAAAGTACCCCCAAATATATCAAGGCATAGATCGCATTATCAAATCTGACCGACTAATGACCACCCTCTATCAACTCATTCAGCCCAACATCATTGATCCAAAGACTCTTGCTTATGAAATCGACCAGTGGCGCCAACAACCTTCCCGAGTTATGGCCGAAACAGCCCACGATCTACTTCAAACAGACCTTACTCAAGAGCCACCAAATAACGTCCCCACGATTTACCTCTACACACCCAAAGACAACTACGTTAATATGAAACAAACCATTCCTGCTATCAAAGCTATTCTCCCCAACACTAGATTTGTATCCCTGAATCTAGACAAGCATGTCCCCCAAGGAGAAATTAGCCTCCAATTAGTCAAACAACTAACCAAGTCTATAAAACTATGA
- the mutM gene encoding DNA-formamidopyrimidine glycosylase produces the protein MPELPEVEITARQLDEKIKGRVIDRVEVLNKKSFQGDAKDLCGRKIARVFRRAKMVVLEFDRWEMVLLVHLKMTGQLVWRLKSWNVNHLKRGVVGGHPTRDWVGELPNKHTRVIFNLVDGSKLFFNDMRIFGWIRVLSGDDWRKMENELPPDVVDESFSLGYLTRVLSKSARSVKLVIMDSAKIGGVGNIYANDALNLAKICPSRIANSLTKKEVGLLHAALKEVMRRGIRYGGATYSDFRDTQGLGGKYQEHFLVYKREGETCLNCGGEIVKTKIGGRGTYYCPECQV, from the coding sequence ATGCCTGAGTTACCTGAGGTGGAGATAACTGCTCGGCAATTGGATGAAAAAATAAAGGGAAGGGTGATTGATAGGGTTGAGGTGTTGAATAAAAAGTCATTCCAGGGTGATGCCAAAGACTTGTGTGGTAGAAAGATCGCTAGGGTTTTCAGGAGGGCAAAGATGGTTGTTTTGGAGTTTGATAGGTGGGAGATGGTGTTATTAGTACATCTGAAAATGACTGGTCAGTTGGTGTGGCGCTTGAAGTCCTGGAATGTTAATCATTTGAAGCGAGGGGTGGTAGGGGGACATCCAACTAGGGATTGGGTGGGTGAATTGCCAAACAAGCATACTCGAGTGATATTTAATTTAGTTGATGGGTCGAAATTGTTTTTTAATGATATGCGGATTTTTGGGTGGATTAGAGTGTTGTCTGGGGATGACTGGAGAAAGATGGAGAATGAGTTGCCACCTGATGTGGTAGACGAAAGCTTTAGTCTTGGGTATTTAACGCGAGTGTTATCTAAATCAGCTAGGTCGGTGAAACTGGTGATTATGGATAGCGCGAAAATCGGTGGGGTAGGAAACATCTATGCAAATGATGCTTTAAACTTAGCAAAAATTTGCCCCAGTCGAATAGCTAACAGTTTAACCAAGAAAGAGGTTGGGTTATTACACGCGGCCTTAAAAGAAGTGATGAGGCGGGGAATAAGATATGGTGGTGCGACATATTCTGATTTTCGAGACACTCAAGGATTGGGTGGGAAATATCAGGAGCATTTTTTGGTGTACAAACGGGAGGGTGAGACTTGTTTAAACTGTGGTGGAGAAATTGTTAAAACCAAAATCGGAGGAAGAGGAACATATTATTGTCCTGAGTGCCAAGTGTGA
- a CDS encoding glycosyltransferase, translated as MKVAIVHDFIKEFGGAERVLRVLADMYPEAPIYTAFRVKGSACDKEFADRKIVESRWAWLIRRWRLYSPLRFLLPWIWGSIDLSDYDLVITSCSGYIARGFRVGDKTKVVAYCHTPPRFLYGYETSIDLQKYWPVKIYAYVVNHFLRKFDFEAASRVDKWVVNSRNVQNRVKKFYRKDSVIIYPPIEIDKFVGKSDDLSREDYFLIVSRLVGAKGLEEAARAASELGFELKIAGGSAGYTKVEQRLKEMRVEMLGRVSDEELVSLYAKAKGFIALAKDEDFGMTVVESMAVGTPVIAFNGGGFRETVKEGVTGVLINGTDVNSIRKGMDKFNKIKWDEGRIKKWAKRFSRARFDKEFEGVIKEVVKNA; from the coding sequence ATGAAAGTGGCAATAGTTCATGATTTTATTAAGGAGTTTGGTGGTGCTGAAAGGGTGCTTCGGGTATTGGCAGATATGTATCCAGAGGCACCAATTTATACTGCCTTTAGGGTTAAGGGATCGGCGTGTGATAAGGAATTTGCGGATAGAAAGATTGTAGAAAGTAGGTGGGCTTGGCTGATTCGGCGTTGGAGATTGTATTCGCCGTTGCGATTTTTGTTGCCCTGGATTTGGGGGTCGATTGACTTAAGTGATTATGATTTGGTGATTACTTCTTGTTCTGGATATATTGCTCGAGGTTTTAGGGTTGGTGATAAAACTAAAGTAGTTGCGTATTGTCATACACCGCCGAGATTTTTGTACGGTTATGAAACATCGATTGATTTACAGAAATACTGGCCGGTAAAGATCTATGCTTACGTGGTGAATCATTTTTTGAGAAAGTTTGATTTTGAGGCAGCAAGTCGAGTGGATAAGTGGGTGGTAAATAGTAGAAATGTGCAGAACAGGGTCAAGAAGTTTTATCGGAAAGATTCGGTGATAATATATCCACCAATTGAGATAGATAAGTTTGTGGGGAAGTCTGATGATTTGAGTAGAGAGGATTATTTTTTGATTGTATCAAGATTAGTTGGAGCTAAAGGTTTGGAGGAGGCGGCGAGAGCTGCCAGTGAGTTGGGTTTTGAGTTAAAGATTGCTGGTGGATCAGCTGGTTATACCAAAGTGGAGCAGAGATTAAAGGAGATGAGGGTGGAGATGTTGGGGAGGGTGAGTGATGAGGAGTTGGTGAGTTTGTATGCAAAAGCAAAGGGATTTATTGCCTTGGCTAAGGATGAGGATTTTGGAATGACAGTGGTTGAGTCAATGGCGGTCGGAACTCCGGTGATAGCATTTAATGGAGGTGGTTTTAGAGAGACAGTTAAGGAAGGCGTGACTGGAGTATTAATTAACGGTACTGATGTGAACTCAATTCGGAAAGGAATGGATAAGTTTAATAAAATAAAGTGGGATGAGGGTAGGATTAAGAAATGGGCGAAAAGATTCTCGCGAGCGAGGTTTGATAAGGAGTTTGAAGGTGTAATTAAGGAGGTGGTTAAAAATGCCTGA
- a CDS encoding RNA polymerase sigma factor gives MKRDVLASLSDEKLVVYVREKDKEAYSEVVRRYGDKLWRYVQYMIRDGDLAAEIVQRAMVKGYENLNSFDVRRKFSSWIYRIAHNETISEMRGRKKILYWPLDADLWGVFESREQSPEDKLDDKLMKEWLDSCMAELSEKYRAVLVLYYLEEKSYEEISEILRISMGTVGTRLSRGKALVKKLCKRNNGER, from the coding sequence ATGAAGCGAGATGTGTTGGCTTCTTTGAGTGACGAAAAGTTGGTTGTTTATGTGAGAGAGAAGGATAAGGAGGCATATAGTGAGGTGGTGAGGAGGTATGGTGATAAGCTGTGGAGGTATGTTCAGTATATGATACGAGATGGAGATTTGGCGGCTGAGATAGTGCAGAGAGCTATGGTTAAGGGATATGAGAATTTAAACAGTTTTGATGTAAGGAGAAAGTTTAGCTCGTGGATATATCGGATTGCTCATAATGAAACGATTAGTGAGATGAGGGGTAGAAAGAAAATTTTATATTGGCCACTGGATGCTGATTTGTGGGGGGTGTTTGAGAGTAGGGAGCAGAGTCCTGAGGATAAACTTGATGATAAACTGATGAAGGAGTGGTTGGACAGTTGTATGGCGGAGTTGAGTGAGAAATATCGGGCTGTATTAGTATTGTATTATCTTGAGGAGAAGAGTTATGAAGAAATTAGTGAGATTTTGCGTATTAGTATGGGGACGGTGGGAACTAGATTAAGCCGGGGTAAGGCTTTGGTAAAAAAATTATGTAAGCGAAATAATGGAGAAAGATAA
- a CDS encoding 5'-3' exonuclease, producing the protein MSKRLVLVDGMAILHRAYHAYPLSLTAPDGELTNAVYGFTTILMTVIEKLKPSHVVVAWDVGKPTFRHKEYEGYKAKREKPDDELIGQIGRTQEVVEMLNIPQFGVEGYEADDVVGTLSRQAIKDVESEVIIVTGDRDALQLVRDEKVRVWMPAAPSRQGQSRGSMLYDREAVVAKYGMRPEQLVDLKALMGDISDDIPGIKGIGEKTASKLIIEFGGLDELYQVLRKDRSRVVELVGERFTRMLEEGEKDAYMSRKLGKIVLEVPVQLSWKKCKLSNYDRKRVVELFEKLAFRSLIDKLPNDEWDENLEGLFS; encoded by the coding sequence ATGAGTAAAAGATTAGTTTTAGTTGATGGAATGGCCATTTTGCATCGGGCGTATCATGCTTATCCATTGAGTTTAACTGCACCCGATGGTGAGTTGACTAATGCGGTTTACGGTTTTACGACAATACTGATGACGGTGATTGAGAAACTGAAGCCGAGTCACGTGGTGGTAGCTTGGGATGTGGGAAAGCCGACTTTTAGACATAAAGAGTATGAGGGATATAAGGCTAAAAGAGAAAAGCCTGATGATGAGCTGATAGGACAGATCGGCAGGACTCAGGAAGTGGTTGAGATGCTGAATATTCCACAGTTTGGAGTAGAAGGGTATGAAGCGGATGACGTGGTGGGTACTTTATCAAGGCAAGCCATTAAGGATGTAGAGAGTGAAGTAATTATCGTAACTGGGGATAGGGACGCTTTACAATTAGTTAGAGACGAGAAGGTAAGAGTTTGGATGCCGGCGGCTCCAAGTCGGCAAGGTCAGTCAAGGGGGTCGATGTTGTATGACAGAGAGGCAGTAGTGGCAAAGTACGGGATGAGACCAGAGCAGTTGGTAGATTTAAAAGCGTTAATGGGTGATATCAGTGATGATATTCCCGGGATTAAGGGGATTGGTGAGAAGACGGCTAGTAAGTTAATAATTGAGTTTGGTGGATTGGATGAGTTGTATCAAGTTTTGAGGAAAGATAGAAGCAGGGTAGTAGAGTTGGTAGGTGAAAGATTCACTCGAATGTTGGAAGAAGGCGAGAAAGATGCGTATATGTCGAGAAAATTGGGAAAGATTGTGTTGGAGGTGCCGGTTCAGTTGTCTTGGAAGAAGTGTAAGCTGTCAAACTATGATCGTAAAAGAGTGGTTGAGTTGTTTGAGAAATTGGCGTTTAGAAGTTTGATAGATAAACTGCCTAATGATGAGTGGGATGAAAATTTGGAAGGGTTGTTTAGTTAG